A portion of the Capsicum annuum cultivar UCD-10X-F1 unplaced genomic scaffold, UCD10Xv1.1 ctg4390, whole genome shotgun sequence genome contains these proteins:
- the LOC124892100 gene encoding 50S ribosomal protein L14, chloroplastic-like: MIQPQTHLNVADNSEARELMCIRIIGASNRRYAHIGDVIVVVIKEAVPNMPLERSEAVRAVIRRTYKELKCDNGIIIRYDDNAAVVIDQEGNPKGTRIFGAIA, translated from the coding sequence atgattcaaCCTCAGACCCATTTAAATGTAGCAGATAATAGTGAGGCTCGAGAATTGATGTGTATTCGAATCATAGGAGCTAGCAATCGTCGATATGCTCATATTGGTGACGTTATTGTTGTTGTGATCAAAGAAGCAGTACCAAATATGCCCCTAGAAAGATCAGAAGCAGTCAGGGCTGTAATTAGGCGTACCTATAAAGAACTCAAATGTGACAACGGGATAATAATACGATATGATGACAATGCTGCGGTTGTTATTGATCAAGAAGGAAATCCAAAAGGAACTCGAATTTTTGGTGCAATCGCCTGA